From Roseisolibacter agri, a single genomic window includes:
- a CDS encoding cytochrome c3 family protein — protein sequence MTKRRKWSVIPGFLALAAAATVLSAYSGASSSQGREPVQPVNFPHPKHVLPTAQGGLGMNCVYCHFSANKAPDPGMPAVGTCMGCHLLVTGKADSSKREIAKLASYYNKKLPVPWVRIHKVPDYVQFPHMRHVNAGVTCQSCHGQVQNMARVYQASSLNMGWCVNCHVNGYNAAEGHRLAGAPDSVIKAAAAVPARKARYDCAICHY from the coding sequence ATGACGAAGAGACGGAAGTGGTCGGTGATCCCGGGCTTCCTGGCCCTGGCCGCCGCCGCCACCGTGCTGTCGGCATACAGCGGGGCCTCGTCGTCCCAGGGACGCGAGCCCGTGCAGCCCGTCAACTTCCCGCACCCGAAGCACGTGCTGCCGACGGCGCAGGGCGGGCTGGGGATGAACTGCGTCTACTGCCACTTCTCGGCGAACAAGGCGCCCGATCCGGGTATGCCCGCCGTGGGCACCTGCATGGGCTGCCACCTGCTCGTCACGGGCAAGGCGGACAGCTCCAAGCGCGAGATCGCGAAGCTCGCGTCGTACTACAACAAGAAGCTGCCGGTGCCGTGGGTCCGCATCCACAAGGTGCCGGACTACGTGCAGTTCCCGCACATGCGCCACGTCAACGCGGGCGTCACCTGCCAGAGCTGCCACGGCCAGGTGCAGAACATGGCCCGCGTCTACCAGGCGTCGTCGCTCAACATGGGCTGGTGCGTCAACTGCCACGTGAACGGCTACAACGCCGCCGAGGGCCACCGCCTCGCGGGCGCGCCCGACTCGGTCATCAAGGCCGCCGCGGCCGTCCCGGCGCGCAAGGCGCGCTACGACTGCGCGATCTGCCATTACTGA
- a CDS encoding DUF3341 domain-containing protein: protein MQGVLAAFRELDAAVHAIEELRSKRLGDLTIYTPTPRHEFEDALGHPSSGVRKFTLVGGLLGVTFGYWIAIWTSEYWPLIVGGKAIASWIPYTIIGFEVMVLVGALSTVFGMFYLARIPRLTMTVGYDPRFSHGDYGIFVAAAPDKFSSVEEVLRRHGAAEVRGER, encoded by the coding sequence ATGCAGGGAGTACTCGCCGCCTTCCGCGAGCTGGACGCCGCCGTCCACGCCATCGAGGAGCTCCGCAGCAAGCGCCTCGGCGACCTGACGATCTACACGCCCACGCCGCGCCACGAGTTCGAGGACGCCCTCGGGCACCCCTCGTCCGGCGTCCGCAAGTTCACGCTCGTCGGTGGCCTGCTGGGCGTGACCTTCGGCTACTGGATCGCCATCTGGACCTCCGAGTACTGGCCGCTGATCGTCGGCGGCAAGGCGATCGCCAGCTGGATCCCGTACACCATCATCGGCTTCGAGGTGATGGTGCTCGTGGGTGCGCTGTCCACGGTGTTCGGCATGTTCTACCTGGCGCGCATCCCGCGGCTGACCATGACCGTCGGCTACGACCCGCGCTTCAGCCACGGCGACTACGGCATCTTCGTCGCCGCGGCGCCCGACAAGTTCTCGTCGGTGGAGGAAGTCCTCCGCCGGCACGGCGCCGCGGAGGTCCGCGGTGAGCGCTAA
- a CDS encoding molybdopterin-dependent oxidoreductase: MSTETGSAGVKRRDFLKVLGATGAATTLVGCTSENVGKLIPYVVSPDQTVPGVSNYYATVCREGLEPVGVLAEVRDGRVIKLEGNPQHPGNRGALGARGQSAVQGLYNPDRYRAPMVRQGGKLVATTWDKALAQLSQKLGEVRSRGTAGTAAFINQHELGSFPAFLDQWLGALGMPPHLAYDAEQPLAVIAAHRAAYGTAWPKFDFNAARLVVSFGADFLDGWGQSTAYQVDWGDARAKLEGAPRAIYIGPRRSLTGLNADQWIPAKAGTELAIANMLRGQATAAQVAQQTGVEQAVLERLAQEVTAAGNGLLALAGATAANANELAAAVAGLNTSAGSVGTTVRPDQALAAIDRLNSYADLRGLVERMNGGQVALAFVRGANPAYSTPKQLGFAAAFAKVPYKVSFSSYPDETSELCDLILPDHHALESWGDAEAGSGRIAIQQPVMEPVFDTRQTADVLLALGRADQTTAARYPQRTYREWLMARVAGGAAAWTAAAPTGTIAGSVLASAAPARAATAQRLAPALDTTAGDFTLVVYPSAVLGADGRGANKPWLQELPDPVSKVCWQSWVELHPSTAHRLGIERGDHVTITTAAGSFTAPAYLYLGIRPDTVAIATGQGHTAYGRYAKGIGSSAYDVLPSGEDVSGGLVLTATRARVAKAGAHSDLVSTEGSARQHGRGIGRAVLVSELGTLNAPEIRQESATRGDEAVGGVAPGSGASAEHTADTKTGEHGPEIPGEPSVAFLPGLRSPVANDAQGQYGDPTSKDKGLNDPNHPTGMAKRRWAMTIDLARCTGCSACVTACYSENNLPTVGAPWQGRALAPGVWDERPGANILKGREMNWIRLERYFEGADNAETAFEPDFDTRFVPMLCQHCGNAPCEPVCPVYATYHAPDGLNVQVYNRCVGTRYCSNNCPYKVRYFNWFGYGEPDRRQYAWPEPLHWQLNPDVTVRGKGVMEKCTFCVQRIREAENRAKLENRELQADEFTTACAQACPSRAITFGDAADPNWSVAQLAVDRRSYHVFEELNTYTAVVYLKKVNHPAPGAPATA; this comes from the coding sequence ATGAGCACTGAGACGGGGTCCGCCGGCGTCAAGCGCCGCGACTTCCTCAAGGTCCTCGGCGCCACCGGCGCCGCCACGACGCTCGTCGGCTGCACGTCCGAGAACGTCGGCAAGCTCATTCCCTACGTCGTCAGCCCCGATCAGACCGTCCCGGGCGTCTCGAACTACTACGCGACCGTCTGCCGGGAGGGCCTGGAGCCCGTCGGCGTCCTCGCGGAGGTGCGCGACGGCCGCGTCATCAAGCTCGAGGGGAATCCGCAGCATCCCGGGAACCGCGGCGCGCTCGGCGCCCGCGGGCAGAGCGCCGTGCAGGGGCTCTACAACCCGGACCGCTACCGCGCGCCGATGGTGCGTCAGGGCGGGAAGCTGGTGGCGACGACGTGGGACAAGGCGCTCGCGCAGCTGAGCCAGAAGCTCGGCGAGGTGCGCAGCCGCGGCACCGCGGGCACCGCCGCCTTCATCAACCAGCACGAGCTCGGGAGCTTCCCGGCGTTCCTCGACCAGTGGCTCGGCGCCCTCGGGATGCCGCCGCACCTGGCGTACGACGCCGAGCAGCCGCTGGCCGTCATCGCGGCGCATCGCGCGGCGTACGGCACCGCGTGGCCGAAGTTCGACTTCAACGCCGCGCGCCTCGTCGTCTCGTTCGGCGCCGACTTCCTGGACGGCTGGGGCCAGAGCACGGCCTACCAGGTCGACTGGGGTGACGCGCGCGCGAAGCTCGAGGGCGCGCCGCGCGCCATCTACATCGGGCCGCGCCGCTCGCTCACGGGCCTGAACGCGGACCAGTGGATCCCGGCGAAGGCCGGCACCGAGCTGGCGATCGCGAACATGCTCCGCGGGCAGGCGACGGCCGCGCAGGTCGCGCAGCAGACCGGCGTCGAGCAGGCGGTGCTGGAGCGCCTCGCGCAGGAGGTCACGGCCGCGGGCAACGGGCTGCTGGCCCTCGCCGGCGCGACGGCCGCCAACGCGAACGAGCTCGCGGCCGCGGTCGCGGGGCTCAACACGAGCGCGGGCTCGGTGGGCACCACGGTGCGCCCCGACCAGGCCCTCGCCGCGATCGATCGCCTCAACAGCTACGCCGACCTGCGCGGTCTGGTCGAGCGCATGAACGGCGGCCAGGTGGCGCTCGCGTTCGTGCGCGGCGCCAACCCCGCGTACAGCACGCCCAAGCAGCTCGGCTTCGCGGCCGCGTTCGCGAAGGTGCCGTACAAGGTCTCGTTCTCCAGCTATCCCGACGAGACGTCGGAGCTGTGCGACCTGATCCTCCCCGACCACCACGCGCTCGAGTCGTGGGGCGACGCGGAGGCGGGCAGCGGCCGCATCGCGATCCAGCAGCCGGTGATGGAGCCGGTGTTCGACACGCGCCAGACGGCGGACGTGCTGCTCGCGCTCGGGCGCGCGGACCAGACGACGGCCGCGCGCTACCCGCAGCGCACCTACCGCGAGTGGCTGATGGCCCGCGTGGCCGGCGGCGCCGCGGCGTGGACCGCTGCTGCGCCCACCGGCACGATCGCCGGCAGCGTGCTCGCCTCGGCGGCGCCCGCGCGCGCCGCGACGGCGCAGCGCCTCGCGCCCGCGCTCGACACGACGGCCGGCGACTTCACGCTCGTCGTCTACCCGAGCGCGGTGCTCGGCGCGGACGGCCGCGGCGCGAACAAGCCCTGGCTGCAGGAGCTGCCCGATCCCGTCAGCAAGGTGTGCTGGCAGTCGTGGGTCGAGCTGCACCCCAGCACGGCGCACCGCCTCGGCATCGAGCGCGGCGATCACGTCACGATCACCACCGCGGCCGGGTCGTTCACCGCGCCCGCGTATCTGTACCTCGGCATCCGGCCGGACACGGTCGCGATCGCGACCGGCCAGGGCCACACGGCCTACGGCCGCTACGCCAAGGGCATCGGCTCCAGCGCCTACGACGTGCTGCCGAGCGGCGAGGACGTCTCGGGCGGTCTCGTGCTGACGGCGACGCGGGCGCGCGTGGCGAAGGCCGGCGCGCACTCCGACCTCGTGAGCACCGAGGGCTCGGCGCGTCAGCATGGCCGCGGCATCGGCCGCGCGGTGCTGGTGAGCGAGCTGGGCACGCTGAACGCGCCGGAGATCCGCCAGGAGTCGGCGACGCGCGGCGACGAGGCGGTGGGCGGCGTGGCTCCGGGCTCCGGCGCCAGCGCCGAGCACACGGCCGACACGAAGACGGGCGAGCACGGCCCCGAGATCCCGGGCGAGCCGTCGGTCGCGTTCCTGCCGGGCCTCCGCTCGCCGGTCGCGAACGACGCGCAGGGCCAGTACGGCGACCCGACGTCGAAGGACAAGGGGCTGAACGATCCGAACCATCCCACGGGGATGGCGAAGCGCCGCTGGGCGATGACCATCGACCTCGCGCGCTGCACGGGCTGCTCGGCCTGCGTCACCGCCTGCTACAGCGAGAACAACCTCCCGACCGTCGGCGCGCCGTGGCAGGGCCGCGCGCTCGCGCCGGGCGTGTGGGACGAGCGGCCGGGGGCGAACATCCTCAAGGGCCGCGAGATGAACTGGATCCGCCTCGAGCGCTACTTCGAGGGGGCGGACAACGCGGAGACGGCGTTCGAGCCGGACTTCGACACGCGGTTCGTGCCGATGCTCTGCCAGCACTGCGGCAACGCGCCGTGCGAGCCGGTGTGCCCCGTGTACGCCACGTACCACGCGCCGGACGGCCTGAACGTCCAGGTCTACAACCGCTGCGTCGGCACGCGCTACTGCTCCAACAACTGCCCGTACAAGGTCCGCTACTTCAACTGGTTCGGCTACGGTGAGCCGGACCGTCGCCAGTACGCGTGGCCGGAGCCGCTGCACTGGCAGCTCAACCCGGACGTCACCGTCCGCGGCAAGGGCGTGATGGAGAAGTGCACGTTCTGCGTGCAGCGCATCCGCGAGGCGGAGAACCGCGCGAAGCTCGAGAACCGCGAGCTGCAGGCGGACGAGTTCACGACGGCGTGCGCGCAGGCCTGCCCGTCGCGCGCCATCACGTTCGGTGACGCGGCCGATCCCAACTGGTCGGTGGCGCAGCTCGCGGTCGATCGCCGGAGCTACCACGTGTTCGAGGAGCTGAACACGTACACGGCGGTCGTCTATCTGAAGAAGGTCAACCATCCGGCGCCCGGCGCGCCGGCCACGGCGTAA
- the nrfD gene encoding NrfD/PsrC family molybdoenzyme membrane anchor subunit, with product MATLARPEGGQGDAYRRPNIASADVQLPAVRDYEQVDNEIIATMKPTGGWFAGLGLAIACMLIGASAWVYQIYWGLGQAGYNPPLMWGVYIITFVFWVGIGHAGTLISAILYLFRAGFRTTIYRVSEAMTVFAVMTAGLFPIIHIGRPWKFYWLIPYPNWRLIWPNFKSPLVWDVFAISTYLTISTTFLYIGLIPDIAVLRDRETNPVRKRIFSILSLGWRNSDREWRHFARAYLFLAAFSTPLVLSVHSVVSFDFAMGLTPGWHASIFPPYFVAGAIFSGFAMVWTIAIPMRRWFGLRHYITLNHLDATAKVVLFTSLVVGSAYLIEFFIAWFSGVPAEIEYFYNRVFGQWWWSAWILLICNMVFPLSLFSQKLRRNTTWLFILSIIINIGMWYERFVIVVPSLTHEFEPWQWSGYVPSWVDMCFLVGSFGWFFMWFLLFCKQLPVFALAEIKEIIPPKLRESHKHDDHIDVTGRHQPYERNVPGEFA from the coding sequence ATGGCTACTCTCGCGCGGCCGGAGGGCGGGCAGGGCGACGCCTACCGCCGGCCGAACATCGCCTCGGCGGACGTCCAGCTCCCCGCGGTCCGGGACTACGAGCAGGTCGACAACGAGATCATCGCGACGATGAAGCCGACCGGGGGCTGGTTCGCCGGCCTCGGGCTCGCCATCGCGTGCATGCTCATCGGTGCCTCGGCCTGGGTCTACCAGATCTACTGGGGGCTCGGACAGGCCGGCTACAACCCGCCCCTCATGTGGGGCGTGTACATCATCACGTTCGTCTTCTGGGTCGGCATCGGCCACGCCGGGACGCTGATCTCGGCCATCCTGTACCTCTTCCGGGCCGGCTTCCGCACGACGATCTACCGCGTGTCGGAGGCGATGACGGTGTTCGCCGTCATGACGGCCGGGCTCTTCCCGATCATCCACATCGGGCGCCCGTGGAAGTTCTACTGGCTGATCCCGTATCCGAACTGGCGCCTCATCTGGCCCAACTTCAAGTCGCCGCTCGTCTGGGACGTCTTCGCCATCTCGACGTACCTCACGATCTCGACCACGTTCCTCTACATCGGCCTCATCCCGGACATCGCGGTCCTGCGCGACCGCGAGACCAACCCGGTGCGCAAGCGGATCTTCTCGATCCTCTCGCTCGGGTGGCGCAACAGCGACCGCGAGTGGCGGCACTTCGCCCGCGCGTACCTGTTCCTGGCGGCCTTCTCGACGCCGCTGGTGCTCTCGGTGCACTCGGTCGTGTCGTTCGACTTCGCCATGGGCCTGACGCCGGGCTGGCACGCGTCGATCTTCCCGCCGTACTTCGTCGCCGGCGCCATCTTCTCGGGCTTCGCGATGGTGTGGACGATCGCCATCCCGATGCGCCGCTGGTTCGGGCTGCGTCACTACATCACGCTCAACCACCTCGACGCGACGGCGAAGGTCGTGCTGTTCACATCGCTGGTGGTCGGCTCGGCCTACCTGATCGAGTTCTTCATCGCCTGGTTCTCGGGCGTGCCGGCGGAGATCGAGTACTTCTACAACCGCGTCTTCGGGCAGTGGTGGTGGAGCGCCTGGATCCTGCTGATCTGCAACATGGTGTTCCCGCTCTCGCTGTTCTCGCAGAAGCTGCGGCGCAACACGACCTGGCTCTTCATCCTGTCGATCATCATCAACATCGGCATGTGGTACGAGCGGTTCGTGATCGTGGTGCCGTCGCTGACCCACGAGTTCGAGCCGTGGCAGTGGTCGGGCTACGTGCCCAGCTGGGTCGACATGTGCTTCCTCGTCGGCTCGTTCGGCTGGTTCTTCATGTGGTTCCTGCTGTTCTGCAAGCAGCTCCCGGTGTTCGCGCTGGCGGAGATCAAGGAGATCATCCCTCCCAAGCTCCGCGAGTCCCACAAGCACGACGACCACATCGACGTCACGGGGCGCCATCAGCCGTACGAGCGCAACGTGCCTGGGGAGTTCGCCTGA
- a CDS encoding RNA methyltransferase: protein MSSILDQVRVVLYEPQKPINIAATVRAMKNMGVGVLRLIRPVFYEDNYIEMIAHNTRDIQARIEHHDTVDSALADCVRVAGFTGRRRAAKWARLDPREAATDLLAHAADGPVAVMFGREDDGLPAEVLDRAHVTVHIPTTEHASLNVAQAVLVALYELHVASGDATRTLQRPRKHAPPPTSAEFEQFYASAEQALTAMDFFRSRNPEHVMRSVRSLAYRANPDARELTLVRAMAIEVLRTIDRIERRVGAAAPQPGPDA from the coding sequence ATGTCGTCCATCCTCGATCAGGTCCGCGTCGTCCTCTACGAGCCGCAGAAGCCCATCAACATCGCCGCGACGGTGCGCGCGATGAAGAACATGGGCGTCGGCGTGCTGCGGCTGATCCGGCCGGTGTTCTACGAGGACAACTACATCGAGATGATCGCGCACAACACGCGCGACATCCAGGCGCGCATCGAGCACCACGACACGGTCGACTCGGCGCTCGCGGACTGCGTGCGCGTCGCGGGCTTCACGGGCCGTCGGCGTGCCGCCAAGTGGGCACGGCTCGATCCGCGCGAGGCGGCCACGGACCTGCTCGCACATGCGGCCGACGGCCCGGTGGCGGTGATGTTCGGCCGCGAGGACGACGGGCTGCCGGCCGAGGTGCTGGACCGCGCGCACGTGACGGTGCACATCCCGACCACCGAGCACGCGTCGCTGAACGTCGCGCAGGCCGTGCTCGTGGCGCTCTACGAGCTGCACGTGGCCTCGGGCGACGCGACGCGCACGCTGCAGCGTCCGCGCAAGCACGCCCCGCCGCCCACGAGCGCGGAGTTCGAGCAGTTCTACGCGAGCGCGGAGCAGGCGCTCACGGCGATGGACTTCTTCCGCTCGCGGAACCCCGAGCACGTGATGCGCAGCGTCCGCTCGCTCGCGTACCGCGCCAACCCCGACGCGCGCGAGCTGACGCTCGTGCGCGCGATGGCGATCGAGGTGCTGCGGACGATCGACCGCATCGAGCGGCGCGTCGGCGCGGCGGCGCCGCAGCCGGGCCCCGACGCGTGA
- a CDS encoding amidohydrolase family protein: MTESIAARTASAAADAFAEVARVERDRGEATLAGPAPLIDVHAHFYHPHSPRGDWAAVNAARLRAGERIGITWHVASILGSWGHTSPTYFASPDDVVLGNDVMFALHRALPDRVRSYVHVSPNAPEHALAEIERGVAVGAIGVKLSAGRRADDPLVDPIAERAGEGGLPILHHVWQWRRRDWPMQEASDGLELARLAARHPRTTFILAHVGGGGDYMHSYHAVADVPNIVMDLSGSGVDRGMLDAAIAAVGPRRLLWACDVTIETGLAKLRALDHVGLDAEAIADIRWRNAVRLFPPGAFPGLEAA, encoded by the coding sequence ATGACGGAGTCCATCGCCGCGCGCACCGCGAGCGCCGCCGCCGACGCCTTCGCGGAGGTCGCGCGCGTGGAGCGCGACCGCGGCGAGGCGACGCTCGCGGGCCCCGCGCCGCTGATCGACGTGCACGCGCACTTCTACCACCCGCACTCGCCGCGCGGCGACTGGGCGGCGGTGAACGCCGCGCGCCTGCGCGCGGGCGAGCGCATCGGCATCACCTGGCACGTCGCGTCGATCCTGGGCAGCTGGGGCCACACGTCGCCCACCTACTTCGCCTCGCCCGACGACGTGGTGCTCGGCAACGACGTGATGTTCGCGCTGCACCGCGCGCTGCCGGACCGCGTGCGCAGCTACGTGCACGTGAGCCCGAACGCGCCGGAGCACGCGCTGGCCGAGATCGAGCGTGGCGTGGCGGTCGGCGCGATCGGCGTGAAGCTCTCGGCCGGTCGGCGCGCCGACGATCCGCTAGTCGATCCGATCGCGGAGCGGGCAGGGGAGGGCGGGCTCCCCATCCTGCACCACGTCTGGCAGTGGCGGCGGCGCGACTGGCCGATGCAGGAGGCGAGCGACGGCCTGGAGCTGGCGCGGCTCGCGGCGCGGCACCCGCGCACGACCTTCATCCTCGCGCACGTCGGCGGCGGCGGCGACTACATGCACAGCTACCACGCGGTGGCCGACGTTCCGAACATCGTCATGGACCTCTCGGGCAGCGGCGTCGATCGCGGGATGCTGGACGCCGCCATCGCCGCGGTGGGCCCGCGCCGGCTGCTCTGGGCGTGCGATGTGACCATCGAGACCGGGCTCGCCAAGCTGCGCGCGCTCGACCACGTGGGCCTCGACGCCGAGGCGATCGCCGACATCCGCTGGCGCAACGCGGTGCGCCTCTTCCCGCCGGGCGCGTTCCCGGGGCTGGAGGCCGCATGA
- a CDS encoding cation:proton antiporter, with the protein MLDLPRLLLQLLVVLAAARAFGWLAQRVAQPRVIGEMVAGLVLGPSVFGALAPALAARVFPPDALAPLAAVAQLGVLLFLLVVGLRLDLGALRLRAGAAVAMSHASIAVPFALGAALAPLLPRELAGPHVSPLAFALFLGAAMSVTAFPVLARILEERRLTGTRLGTLALAAAAVDDVSAWTILAGVVAVARAGAAGGAGTAVLRALGLTALVVVAALATRPLLRRRLLRHGGRVDAPDVGLVVVLALATALATEHAGVHALFGAFLAGTLVPREQGVAAALATRMEELVVTALLPAFFAFAGLRASVALIDGAALWAVFGLLMLVAVGGKLGGSAVAARLAGLPWDESLGLGILMNTRGLMELVILSIGLDVGAISPTLYAMMVLMALATTIMTAPLLALVERRVRSADGARAAAVAR; encoded by the coding sequence GTGCTCGACCTCCCGCGCCTGCTCCTGCAGCTCCTCGTCGTGCTCGCCGCCGCCCGCGCGTTCGGGTGGCTCGCGCAGCGCGTGGCGCAGCCGCGCGTGATCGGCGAGATGGTCGCGGGGCTCGTCCTCGGTCCCTCGGTGTTCGGGGCGCTCGCGCCCGCGCTCGCGGCGCGCGTCTTCCCGCCCGACGCGCTGGCGCCGCTGGCCGCGGTGGCGCAGCTCGGCGTCCTGCTCTTCCTGCTCGTCGTCGGGCTGCGGCTCGACCTCGGGGCGCTGCGACTGCGCGCGGGCGCCGCGGTGGCGATGAGCCACGCGAGCATCGCCGTCCCGTTCGCGCTCGGTGCCGCGCTCGCGCCGCTGCTGCCGCGCGAGCTCGCGGGCCCGCACGTCTCGCCGCTGGCGTTCGCGCTCTTCCTGGGCGCGGCGATGAGCGTCACCGCGTTCCCGGTGCTCGCGCGCATCCTCGAGGAGCGGCGGCTCACCGGGACGCGCCTGGGCACGCTCGCGCTCGCGGCGGCGGCGGTGGACGACGTGTCGGCGTGGACGATCCTCGCCGGCGTGGTCGCCGTCGCGCGCGCGGGCGCCGCGGGCGGGGCCGGCACCGCGGTCCTGCGCGCGCTCGGGCTGACGGCGCTCGTCGTCGTCGCGGCGCTCGCGACACGGCCGCTCCTGCGGCGCCGGCTGCTGCGCCACGGCGGCCGCGTCGACGCGCCCGACGTCGGGCTGGTGGTGGTGCTGGCGCTCGCCACGGCGCTCGCGACCGAGCACGCGGGCGTGCACGCGCTGTTCGGCGCCTTCCTCGCGGGCACGCTCGTGCCGCGCGAGCAGGGCGTCGCCGCGGCGCTCGCGACGCGCATGGAGGAGCTGGTGGTGACGGCGCTGCTGCCGGCGTTCTTCGCGTTCGCGGGGCTGCGCGCGTCCGTCGCGCTCATCGACGGCGCGGCGCTGTGGGCCGTCTTCGGGCTGCTGATGCTCGTCGCCGTCGGCGGGAAGCTCGGCGGATCGGCGGTCGCCGCGCGCCTCGCCGGCCTGCCGTGGGACGAGTCGCTCGGCCTCGGCATCCTGATGAACACGCGCGGGCTGATGGAGCTCGTCATCCTCTCGATCGGCCTCGACGTGGGCGCGATCTCCCCCACGCTCTACGCGATGATGGTGCTGATGGCGCTCGCCACCACCATCATGACCGCGCCGCTGCTCGCGCTCGTCGAGCGCCGCGTGCGTTCGGCCGACGGCGCGCGCGCGGCCGCGGTCGCGCGCTGA
- a CDS encoding aminotransferase class III-fold pyridoxal phosphate-dependent enzyme — protein sequence MSASDDWRRRASAVVAADASTGSKRPMALYGPTSDEGAPVHYVRASGCRVTTVDGRTLVDLTSALGSVALGYAEPEVTQRVHEAAAAGHVAGLTHASEVTLAERLVDLIPCADRVLFLKTGAEAVAAAVRLARAYTGRDVVVGSGYFGWLDWWSTGPGVTAGASADFVGVPFDDVPALEAAVDAASGRLAAIVLEPVVERLPSATWLRAARRLCDRSGAVLVFDEVKTGCRLHVGGFQATGDAGDVVPDLATFGKALANGYPLAAVVGRRDVMAAARRAWISSTLASEATALAAAHAVLDRHAREDVCARLRLHGEALCDTVREAMAECAVREVTLMGLPQMWFLRFGGDADVSTRREARFLDATRAAGVLFKRGAYNYPTLAHDATIDDAVARAAHVGFAAVRQLDDSEGR from the coding sequence GTGAGCGCGTCGGACGACTGGCGCCGCCGCGCGTCGGCGGTCGTCGCCGCGGACGCGTCCACCGGCAGCAAGCGCCCCATGGCGCTCTACGGCCCCACGAGCGACGAGGGCGCGCCAGTGCACTACGTGCGCGCGTCGGGGTGCCGCGTCACCACGGTCGACGGCCGCACGCTCGTCGACCTCACGAGCGCGCTCGGCTCCGTCGCGCTGGGCTACGCGGAGCCCGAGGTCACGCAGCGCGTGCACGAGGCGGCCGCCGCGGGACACGTCGCCGGGCTGACGCACGCGAGCGAGGTGACGCTGGCCGAGCGGCTGGTCGATCTCATCCCATGCGCCGACCGCGTGCTGTTCCTCAAGACCGGCGCCGAGGCGGTGGCGGCCGCGGTGCGGCTCGCGCGCGCGTACACGGGACGCGACGTCGTCGTCGGCAGCGGCTATTTCGGATGGCTCGACTGGTGGAGCACGGGGCCCGGCGTCACCGCGGGCGCGAGCGCCGACTTCGTGGGCGTGCCGTTCGACGACGTGCCCGCGCTGGAAGCGGCGGTCGACGCGGCCTCGGGGCGGCTCGCGGCGATCGTGCTGGAGCCCGTCGTCGAGCGGCTGCCGTCGGCGACGTGGCTGCGCGCCGCGCGCCGGCTGTGCGACCGCAGCGGCGCGGTGCTCGTGTTCGACGAGGTGAAGACCGGCTGCCGGCTGCACGTCGGCGGCTTCCAGGCGACCGGCGACGCGGGCGACGTCGTCCCCGACCTCGCGACCTTCGGAAAGGCGCTCGCGAACGGCTACCCGCTCGCGGCCGTCGTGGGGCGGCGCGACGTGATGGCGGCCGCGCGGCGCGCCTGGATCTCGTCCACGCTCGCGAGCGAGGCCACCGCGCTCGCCGCCGCGCACGCGGTGCTCGACCGCCACGCGCGCGAGGACGTCTGCGCGCGGCTGCGCCTGCACGGCGAGGCGCTGTGCGACACGGTGCGCGAGGCGATGGCCGAGTGCGCGGTGCGCGAGGTGACCCTCATGGGCTTGCCGCAGATGTGGTTCCTGCGCTTCGGCGGCGACGCCGACGTCTCGACGCGGCGCGAGGCACGCTTCCTGGACGCGACGCGCGCGGCGGGCGTGCTGTTCAAGCGCGGCGCGTACAACTATCCCACGCTGGCGCACGACGCGACCATCGACGACGCGGTCGCGCGCGCGGCGCACGTCGGCTTCGCGGCGGTGCGGCAGCTGGACGACTCGGAGGGCCGATGA
- a CDS encoding c-type cytochrome, producing MTARTRLLALALLPMLGACDWFTEFKAQPRVEPWEPLSQVDADTVHAPRGQPTHAVPVTGVALAEYQVSYLGSPMALDSIAAAVTNPTPVSPASLANGRKYFQINCAVCHGDQGQGNGPAVQYGMAGISIVMDMTKNRPDGYIYGIIRNGRGAMPTYNRIEEMDRWDVVNYVRALQGRVPNTAGVGPVGYPGQNGATVPGFTRTAPTRPAPMWRAAATGAQPAPTPAGEAPAATPGAAPGATPGAAPGAVNDSGPQGRGAAPAAPAARPQTPQPKGDHQ from the coding sequence ATGACCGCCCGCACCCGACTCCTCGCCCTCGCGCTGCTGCCCATGCTGGGCGCGTGCGACTGGTTCACCGAGTTCAAGGCGCAGCCGCGCGTCGAGCCCTGGGAGCCGCTGTCGCAGGTGGACGCCGACACGGTCCACGCGCCGCGCGGGCAGCCCACGCACGCCGTGCCGGTGACGGGCGTCGCGCTGGCCGAGTACCAGGTGTCCTACCTGGGGTCGCCGATGGCGCTGGACTCCATCGCCGCCGCGGTCACGAACCCGACGCCAGTCAGCCCGGCGTCGCTGGCCAACGGCCGCAAGTACTTCCAGATCAACTGCGCGGTCTGCCACGGCGATCAGGGCCAGGGCAACGGGCCCGCGGTGCAGTACGGGATGGCCGGGATCAGCATCGTCATGGACATGACCAAGAACCGTCCGGACGGCTACATCTACGGCATCATCCGGAACGGGCGCGGCGCCATGCCGACCTACAACCGGATCGAGGAGATGGACCGTTGGGACGTGGTGAACTACGTCCGCGCGCTGCAGGGCCGCGTGCCCAACACCGCCGGCGTGGGCCCGGTCGGCTACCCGGGGCAGAACGGCGCCACGGTGCCGGGCTTCACCCGCACGGCCCCCACGCGCCCCGCGCCGATGTGGCGCGCCGCGGCGACGGGCGCGCAGCCCGCGCCGACGCCCGCCGGCGAGGCGCCCGCCGCCACGCCGGGCGCCGCGCCCGGTGCCACGCCTGGTGCCGCGCCCGGCGCCGTGAATGACTCGGGTCCGCAGGGCCGCGGTGCCGCCCCGGCGGCGCCCGCCGCGCGGCCGCAGACGCCGCAGCCGAAGGGGGACCACCAGTGA